TCACCAGACTTGCTTCTGGTCTCCCGTGTATTGTTTCTGCTCAGACACCCAGTTCCAAGACACCCTGCGCAGTCTTCTCTGGGTTTAAGGACTATGGGGAGGCCCATCATTACTCATCTCTAGGATAACCCTGGACTGTGAGGCTTCAGTGGAAACACATCTCGACCCGGCAATGTAGGTCTGTGTTGCTGGAGGGGACTCAGCTCCTGCACATCCAGGTGAGGCACCaacatcaggcaggcagtcagctGGTCAGTGAGGAGCCAGGACAGGTGCCGGGTGGTCTCTGACTCCCAGCCCTGCGTCTCTCTGTGACCAAACCCTGATAGTTGTCCGACACCTGAAAAAGTCTGTGCTTTTTCTCCTAGACATAGAGCAGGCGGCCTTACAATCTCTGAGCACTCAGATCCTCATACATTTGTTTGTCTTGTGATGCACAGACCTGCCTTATTTCTTGAAGAACTCAAGTTAGCTGAGAGGTACCAATTCTGACTGAAGAAGCCTTTGGAGGACTCAATGGGCCATGTTCTCTCTGTTTTATGCACAGCGGAGTTACCCAAACCCAACATCACAAGCAACAACTCCCTCCCCGAAGAGCACAAGGACCCTGTCGTGTTAACATGTGAACCTCAAGTTCAGGACACCACCTACCTGTGGGTGATCAACAGTCAGAGTCTCCCAGTCAGTGCCAGACTGCAGCTGTCCACGGACAACAGGACTCTCACTTTACTCCCTGCCACAAGGAATGACACGGGACCCTATGAGTGTGAAACCCGGAACCCTGTGAGTGCTCGCCGCAGTGACCCATTCACCCTGAATGTTGTATGTGAGTAACTTCTGTCCCTGCTTGGGCCAGGGTGCCCACCCGAATTCACATTGCCAGGGGCCAGGCTTACATCCGTCCTTCTCGGGTCCACATACACAGACCCCCACTCTGAATACCCAGGGTGGACATGAGTTCCTGTCCCAGGCACAACTGGCCAGTCTCGGCCTTGACGAGATACTCCTGGTTGGAAAGGCTCAGGGTTAACAAGCTTTCATGGGACAAACAGGTTAATGTTTCAGGCTCAGGCTCAGTGAACACAGAGGGCTATGGGTGGGACATATTTAAACCAGACTGTGACTCGGCTCAGAGGGAGTGTGTGGCCCTTACACAGACCAGgagcctccccttccctctgattaCATCATGTGTGACTTTGTTCTCTTTGCTCCAGATGGCCCGGATGCCCCAACCATTTCCCCCTCAGACTCCCATTACCTACGTGGGACAAACCTCAACCTCTCCTGCCAGGCAGCCTCTAACCCGCCTGCACAATATTCTTGGCTTATCAATGGGAGTTCCCAGCACCCCACACAGGAGCTCTTCATCCCCAACATCACTTCGAATTATAGTGGATCCTATATCTGCCTTGCCCATAACTCTGTCTCTGGCCTCAATAGGACCACGATCAAGACTATCACAGTCTATGGTAAGTGCCTATTCAACCATCGGCACCAGGTTGTGGGGTGCAGGGCTATCTGGTTTTCAAAACAGGCCCTAAAAGGTGTTGTCTCCCATCCTGTGGTCATGGACACAAGGAAATCACAGTCTTCCCCTGAGCCCTCCCACTATATCTCTGTAGACTCTCCTCCCTTGCACTTCTGATTTCtcatggcagagctgggctccaGCCTAGGAACGTGAGgagggggttctctcagccccAGAAAGAGTCAGGTGGTGGATGGAAGGGGCTTCCCAGAGGGAAAAACAAAGGTCCTCAAGGTCACGCTGCTTCTCCTGTCACTAACACTTTCCTTCTGTCACCTCCTGTCTGCTACCTGCTCCATGTGCTACAAGGAACATACAAGGTTCTGAACAAGCTCACCTCTTTTCCCCAAACTAAAGGAGGAAACCACCTCTGAGGAGGGGTGAGCAGGACAgacccctgctccctgctgtgCTCCAGGCTCACCTGGTGGCTGGCTGCTCTATGCCATCTGTGGTGGGACAGGGGTCTGTGGTAAAGGTGCATGGGTGGCCTGTCCTCGGACTGGCCAAATCATGTCACCCATCGACACCACGGCCTTCCTCAGAGCAGGCTGCATGGAAATGGGGAGAGAGTGAGCCACGGGGGAGACCCCTCTGAGCTGTGTCCTGGCTCTGAAGTCACCAGCTGTACAGCACTGTGTGACCCGAGTGTATGTGACATTGCTGAGGAGAGCAGTGAATGGTGGTGCTTACTGGACAAGTAGGTAGATTCATGGGACAGAAGGAGCAGTGCCACAAAGTGTGTAGTTTACAAAGGAAGCTAAGAGTACCAGCCTGATGTTAAAACTGACAACTTCTCTCTAGGGATTTCCTTCTCCCTGATATTCAATCCACAGACCAGGAAGTGAAAGTCTTATTCAAACTGTGAAATCCTTTAGATTGAAACTTCTCCAGATCCTAAGGTCATGAAGACTGGCTGGGCTATATTctctaataaattatttaacaaaaggGAAATGCCttgggcggggggataaaatggatacatatgtaataccctttgtaatactttaagcaataaaaaaaataaataaaaaaaaaaattaaaaaaagggaaatgcCTTCCCATCTCTTTTTATAGCCACCATACGAGAGAGGGGGtgtgattatttaaaaagttacagaAAGGTCTGGGAAAGAGTCACAAAAAAGTCAGTGGGTGGAAAATGCCACCTGATGATGAGGATGCTAGACAAATGGTCTAAGGCTCCAGGTACTAATACCGCAGATGTCCAGGGACACAGGACAAGTTCACCCTGAGGTGATCTGGAGGTAAGAGGGGGGGTATAGCCCTCTTCTTACAGACTGACACCTGAATAAAGGTCCTCACCCTGCAGAGGTCAGAGCCATCCTCTGGTGACCTTTATAGGGATCAGTGTGGCCTGTGAGTGGCTGACATCTCTGAGGAAGGAGCCCACTCCCAGTCAGTCACCTCCTCTGTTTCTCCACAGAGCCAGTGGGAAAGCCCACCCTCCGAGCCAGCAATGCCACAGTCACAGAGCATAAGGACGCCGTGGTCCTGACCTGCCTCACAAATGACACAGGAATCTCCATCCGGTGGCTCTTCAATAACCAGAGTCTCCTGCTCACCGACAGGATGAAGCTGTCCCAGGACAACAGcaccctcaccatagaccccatcaggagggaggatgctggggATTATCAGTGTGAGGTCTTCAACCTGGTCAATTCCAGCAAAAGTGAACCCTTCAGGCTGGATGTGCAGTGTAAGTAACCCTTGACCTCTCCCACTTGCTCTTTGTATATTTCACGAGCAGGGTGGTGAGATGGATGAAAGCCTTGAGGAGGTGGGAGCCTCCTTCAGAGCCTAACCATGGGTAAGGACCCCAGGATTAGACTAATCTCGTCATTGTCTCGGTTCTATGAGTCTAAGCTGGCTGACCACGGGGAAGGCTCTCacccccctgagcctcagtttcctcctctctaAACTGGAATAAAACAGCTGCACCTAAACACAGTTGTTAGGATAATTCTTGTGAGGTTAATGAGTTAAAGCCCTCAGCCAGGGTCATGCTCACTCAGGACTCAGTCAATGTaccaattattattgttatttttataaacactGTTGCCAATAGCTGTAAGGTCAAGCGGAACTTGGAGAAAATGTCCTTTATCACTCACCAGTTCTGTGACCTCCagtcatttattaagcacctcccATCCCTGATTCTCTTTGTGCTCAGTAGGAGTGACACTCCAATCCCTCCTGGGGGTGGAAGGATCAGATGACATGAAAGTAGAGTATTTCCCACCCTATGGGCCATTTAAAACACTCAGCACATTCTTGTTACTCATCAGCACTGAGTTGGCAGGTAAGGTGCCTGCTAAGATTGTCCATAGCGATGGGAAAGAAGAAACAGGGGTAAGAGACAGAATATGTGAGGGAAAGAGGAGTTAAGAGGAAAATTACCAGGGCATGGGAATGGTGGGTGTGAGAGTACGTGCAAAGGTAGAGCCAATGGAAAGTTTCAAATGTGCAAACCAGAGAATGATGCAACCGCCAGAAGTGGGGTGTCAGGAGGACTGACACTCCCAAACCTCACAGACCAGGTGGCagttccttcctccctcaccagGCCTCCCCTGCAAGGCCCCTCTTGGTTTCCCCTGAGTGGACTTGGGccttcacccctccccctttcccttctcctttcagCAGAACAAAAGGACACAGGCTACTCTGTGGGGACCATCGTTGGCAGCGTAATCGGGGTCCTCGTTGTGGTGGCTCTGGGGGCCTCC
This is a stretch of genomic DNA from Myotis daubentonii chromosome 15, mMyoDau2.1, whole genome shotgun sequence. It encodes these proteins:
- the LOC132216799 gene encoding carcinoembryonic antigen-related cell adhesion molecule 6-like isoform X22 produces the protein MESPSAPAYRGLVPRQGLLLAASLLTLWSLPTTAQLTIESVPPNAAEGKDVLLRVHNLPGNLIGCIWYKGEIVDTSHRIISYVIDTQTTTLGPAHSGRETIYPNGSLLSQGVTLQDTGYYTLLATRNDLQHAQVTGQLRVYPELPKPNITSNNSLPEEHKDPVVLTCEPQVQDTTYLWVINSQSLPVSARLQLSTDNRTLTLLPATRNDTGPYECETRNPVSARRSDPFTLNVVYGPDAPTISPSDSHYLRGTNLNLSCQAASNPPAQYSWLINGSSQHPTQELFIPNITSNYSGSYICLAHNSVSGLNRTTIKTITVYEPVGKPTLRASNATVTEHKDAVVLTCLTNDTGISIRWLFNNQSLLLTDRMKLSQDNSTLTIDPIRREDAGDYQCEVFNLVNSSKSEPFRLDVQSEQKDTGYSVGTIVGSVIGVLVVVALGASLGYFLYLRRTRRPGSLWNLCLPGPPTRPEDSRPHLRGITPPKHRGVLPHHPQGRRGVLVPPGPETPDPVDVACAREPALSVMLSEISQWEKDKQHMISLICAI